GATCGAATCATTCCTCTCCGAAAGGTACGAGAAGGTCCGGCCTGCATTCGTGGTGATGGACGTGATGATGAACTGGAGCAAAGACATTTTCAAGAAAGCCAACATTCCCATTGTGTCCTTCTTCACCTCTGGCGCTTGCTCAGCTGCTATGGAGTATGCTGCATGGAAAGCTCACGTAGAAAATATCAGGCCCGACCAGGCCCAAAAACTACCTGGGCTGCCAGAGAGCATGGCCCTCAGCTATTCGGATACGAAGAGACAGGATCGCCGGCGGCATGAGCATGGCGGAGGTAGAGGACCTAGAGGAGGTAGAGGACCTACAGGTAGAGATGGAGGTAGAGGTGGAGGCAGGGGGCCCAGAGGGTCCACACGCTGGATGGATGAGACTGAAGGCTCTACTGCTGTGTTAATCAACACTTGTGATGGTCTTGAAGCTCCATTTCTCAAGTACCTTACGGGTCAAGTGGAGAAGCCTGTTTTCGGCGTGGGCCCATTATTGCCGGAGACATTCTGGAAATCAATCGGTTCGGTTGTTCATGATAGAGATAGTAGGCCGAACCGTGAAACGAACTACACAGAAGATGAGGTGATCCAATGGCTCGATTCGAAGCCACGTCATTCCGTCATATATGTGTCATTTGGTACTGAGGTTGGTCCATCTCTGGAAGAGTTTGATCAGTTGGCAGAGGCATTGGCGGAGACGGACAAATCATTTATATGGGTCATCCAGCCGGGAGCTGGACAGCCCGGCCCGTCTGTCAGCATTTCTGGCGGCAGAGCCATGTCAGATTCTAAAGAAGGGTATCAGCCCCATGGCTTGGAAGAAAGAGTTGGGAATAGAGGCCTTATCATAAAGGGATGGGCACCACAGCTATCAATACTCAGTCATCCCTCGACGGGAGGATTTTTGTCGCACTGTGGGTGGAATTCGACGGTGGAGGCAATCGCTTGCGGCATCCCATTTTTGGCCTGGCCGATCAGGGGGGACCAATTTTACAATGCCAAGTTGGTGGTCAAGTATCATAATGTTGGCTACATGATTCCTGGTATAGACGATGAATCAGAAATGCTGAAGAAGTTTGATATAAATCAAGGAATTAACCTGCTGATGGATGATGGAGAAGTTCGCAATCGAGCAATTGCCTTGAGAGGCATCTTTGAGGGTGGTTATCCGTCCAGTTCTGCTGCATCTTTCAAGACCttggttgagcttataagcaAGTAGCCTCATTTCCTACCTATCAAACAGAGCATACATCAAGAATCTATGGAGTGATTATACTTTTTTATGGTTTGTGTGAACAAACCGGGTGTTGAACGTGTTTTTTTATTGACACGCTAACACTCGGGCATTTATGTGGTCCGGGGATGCCATAGATGGCTCCAAATGTAGTTCATCAAGTGTAGCAAGTTCTACACATTTTATATGTTGTTTGATTGAGTTTGTCCAGTTTGCTTCAAAATCTACATACAAAACCTTGGAATtgcttcttttttaaaaaaaaaaaaaattgttattacccaaagaaagaaaaacacacTCATACTCTAATCTTCTAGGTGACTCGATCCCCCCGACTTATTAGTTGGAGGGAAAGCGTCTTATCAATAGACTGCACTTCATCGTCACAAGACCTTGGAATTGCTGTAAACAAAGTAAAATGCAAATTCTTACCTCACAGTAAAAAATCTGTTGCAGTGCACCTATTACTAGAGCAGCATGAATCCATCTGCCATATTGAGGAAACCAATATCAACTTTGATCTAGAGAAAATAAGGGACACCAAGAAAAAACTAGGGGATCACGGTGTGAAAAGAAGTAGATAGCTAATGCGACACTGATCTACTAAAAATAACGATAAACAGAAGTTACTAAAAATACTGTAACATGGCTCATCAGACATTTGACATAGAGAATTAGAGATCGAGATTCGTAGAGACATTGTCCAGCTAAGAATGGACAGAGTGAAAGTCGGAGACAACAAGGCTCCAATGAAAAGAATGTCAAGAGTTCCAACAAAAAAGTAGATTTCCACAAGAGAAAAGAAAGTCATGTAACTTTAAGCTGGGAGAGCCCAGCATGTACTAGTAATTGGGTCTTTCATTCGCAAGAAAGTAAAAGCAGGACCATGAGCGTGAAAAAGTTATAATCGATAGCAATAACTAAATCCATGGACCTCACTTTACATGAAGAGCAGAGGCCAATAAACGCGAAAGTGTGAAGAGGtctcaaacctctatataaagaGGCAGAAGGAAGCAAGGATTATCGACTATTTTCCAAGTTTTCTTCAAAAAGAATTGTAATAGTTCGAAGAATTTTCCATATGCATGTCAGGAATGCAGCTATCAtaagtagctaaacaagtttgtctGCCCACACAAAATGAGCATACTAATGTAAtagatattttataattcctaaATAAAAGTTCATAattctttctttcaaaaacCAACCAAATTTGTCCcattgggatggcctagtggttggggtggttgtctgttgtccaagaggtcacaggttcgaatactctcggccacaataaccactaggtggggtgtgtgtgctttgtattatttataatgtaatttcatcaaaaaaaataaaataaagaaacaaacGAAAGTTATGTTGTGTGTTGCTGAAAGAAACCGTGAAAGATGGCTAAAACTACAGCTTACTAATTCGAAGTAAATCAAGCTCCAAAATGCACATCGATTGATAAACAAACCAACTTGATAAGCATAAgcaattaaaatgaaaatggcTAAAAGCAACAGCATAATATAAGGTAATGACTAATGCTGATAAACATAATACTCAACTATTCAGAAACCAAAAACCCAGAGAATGAATACCGAATCGACCTAATCAACAAATACACGCGCTAATATTCCATATAGAAACCTGAAATTGTAGAATGggaacaatattatatatactcTTTGGGaggaaaaataataaagaagcAAGTCAGGAGAAAGGTAAAATTAGCTCAAAGTTGCAAAAGAAACtattgagagagagaatcgAAGCAAATAATTAAAACAAGCCGAAAATCGAATTTCGAAAATTGCTCAGAAGTTAAAAACCACAAAAAGTGGAACAGCTTACCCGATCAACAAGTACAATCCGCCGATCCGGTAAACATCTGAAGTTGGAAACGTGATTTAAGAATGAATTTGAGGAACACTAACGAAAAGCAACGAATTTGAGCAGCTGAAAGTGAGGAAATGAATGATAACCGATAGAGGTGGCTTAATctaacgattttttttttttgggaaggGGGCGACTCATTAAGTGTGTGTTTTAGTATTGATGTTGGAAAATATTATGATTAATAAAAGCAAGATAGGTAGGGGTAATCAAAATATCAAATAAGTTGGATCTATTTAAGTGCGGTAGAAAATATGGTTAAATACTAAATACAATTTGAAGGTGACACTATTCgggtaaaaataattttatagcaATGTCCGTCACATTTAATATCCTAGGGTGTCGATTAGTATGCAAATTTATTCGGAGGCTTAACGAAAGTTACAATTGCGtccaaaaattattttttcttttccctttAATATGTTGGGCTCTGTTGGCTAATTATTTTC
The genomic region above belongs to Salvia miltiorrhiza cultivar Shanhuang (shh) chromosome 5, IMPLAD_Smil_shh, whole genome shotgun sequence and contains:
- the LOC130987054 gene encoding UDP-glucose flavonoid 3-O-glucosyltransferase 7-like, yielding MGGASATTDILVLPFFGQGHLFPCAELCKHLSSHNCNSIFIIPSHLSSSIPSDLPHHPSVEIVQIESSSSSPPPETTLPPDASDGDWSGLGTKPGLHHHQQLAQGIESFLSERYEKVRPAFVVMDVMMNWSKDIFKKANIPIVSFFTSGACSAAMEYAAWKAHVENIRPDQAQKLPGLPESMALSYSDTKRQDRRRHEHGGGRGPRGGRGPTGRDGGRGGGRGPRGSTRWMDETEGSTAVLINTCDGLEAPFLKYLTGQVEKPVFGVGPLLPETFWKSIGSVVHDRDSRPNRETNYTEDEVIQWLDSKPRHSVIYVSFGTEVGPSLEEFDQLAEALAETDKSFIWVIQPGAGQPGPSVSISGGRAMSDSKEGYQPHGLEERVGNRGLIIKGWAPQLSILSHPSTGGFLSHCGWNSTVEAIACGIPFLAWPIRGDQFYNAKLVVKYHNVGYMIPGIDDESEMLKKFDINQGINLLMDDGEVRNRAIALRGIFEGGYPSSSAASFKTLVELISK